One part of the Vicia villosa cultivar HV-30 ecotype Madison, WI linkage group LG6, Vvil1.0, whole genome shotgun sequence genome encodes these proteins:
- the LOC131615001 gene encoding importin subunit alpha-4-like, producing the protein MEKPKTLEPESSKVNERKDEPTTKHWVDVISNNKNSANDLSLEFVAPKIVDGEVEIKTEHEDIASEKDEISEIPGWLISDELDKQREATKRLNMLVEQGETSVIQEVVKQNAVVPYLINLLANGNTYEQRLLAAQCLANIARGNEEQTMVIIDQHAAIPPLVYSLETGRDDIKEMAILALSNISGHSTTTRDAVVKSGAFEGLWKLLKNPLEPRLTILKQASLALSVFCRGDPPSLEVFDKIRLNMFVLKQLLMMRTDKEVTKNACITFSLIASKGSPDMIQAVDSARICPRLIGLIKLPMPECFEPALLTLAKIAAQSHDYAQRVIEGGDLDWLQSFFTEENNINIVTQALRLISNLTRTAVQIQAVIAAGLVNALVNSTMAESEFRKDAAEAILNITSNGSPEQILSLVNGGCIPPLCDLLTCADPMIVCTCLNGLKNILNADQAYKGMVEGCGGKEKIASLQHNDNLDARDIAVEILEGFWQEMIDYTQYFDFD; encoded by the exons ATGGAGAAACCAAAAACCCTAGAACCTGAATCGAGCAAAGTGAATGAGAGGAAAGATGAACCAACAACTAAACATTGGGTGGACGTGATAAGCAACAACAAAAATTCTGCTAATGATTTGTCACTCGAATTTGTGGCGCCGAAGATTGTTGATGGGGAAGTGGAGATTAAAACTGAACATGAAGACATCGCATCTGAG AAAGACGAAATTAGTGAAATACCTGGGTGGTTGATCTCTGATGAACTTGATAAACAACGTGAAGCAACTAAAAGATTGAATATGCTAGTAGAACAAg GTGAAACCTCTGTCATTCAAGAGGTAGTTAAGCAAAATGCTGTTGTGCCTTATTTGATTAATTTGTTGGCAAATGGGAATACCTATGAACAACGACTTCTAGCCGCGCAGTGTCTCGCCAACATTGCCCGAGGAAATGAAGAGCAAACAATGGTTATAATTGATCAACATGCTGCCATTCCCCCACTTGTGTATAGTCTTGAGACTGGAAGAGATGATATAAAAGAAATG GCAATACTGGCACTAAGCAACATTTCTGGTCATTCTACCACCACGAGAGATGCTGTTGTTAAAAGTGGCGCATTCGAGGGATTATGGAAGTTGTTGAAGAATCCACTTGAGCCACGATTAACTATCCTGAAACAGGCTTCATTGGCATTATCAGTCTTCTGCCGTGGAGATCCTCCTTCCCTCGAGGTTTTCGACAAG aTACGGCTAAACATGTTTGTATTAAAGCAGCTCTTGATGATGAGGACTGATAAAGAAGTTACCAAGAATGCATGTATAACATTTTCATTGATTGCTAGCAAAGGTTCACCAGATATGATCCAAGCTGTGGATAGCGCACGAATTTGTCCAAGACTGATTGGGTTGATCAA ATTACCAATGCCAGAGTGTTTCGAGCCAGCTTTGCTAACTTTAGCAAAGATTGCTGCTCAGAGTCATGATTATGCTCAG AGAGTAATTGAAGGAGGAGATCTCGATTGGCTTCAATCGTTTTTTACGgaagaaaataatataaacatCGTTACACAAGCTTTGAGGCTAATATCAAATCTCACTAGGACTGCAGTTCAAATCCAG GCTGTCATTGCTGCTGGTTTGGTTAATGCTTTGGTTAATTCTACTATGGCTGAATCTGAGTTTAGAAAGGATGCAGCAGAGGCGATTTTGAATATCACGAGTAATGGAAGTCCAGAACAAATTCT GTCCTTGGTGAATGGAGGATGCATTCCCCCACTTTGTGACCTCTTGACCTGCGCAGATCCAATGATTGTGTGTACTTGCTTAAATGGATTGAAAAACATTTTAAATGCAGATCAAGCTTACAAGGGAATGGTTGAGGGGTGTGGAGGGAAGGAGAAGATTGCAAGTTTACAGCACAATGATAATCTCGATGCTAGGGACATAGCTGTAGAGATTTTGGAAGGCTTTTGGCAAGAGATGATTGATTACACTCAGTATTTTGATTTCGATTAA